In a genomic window of Myxococcales bacterium:
- a CDS encoding serine/threonine protein kinase, which translates to MAEVFAGRALGSLGFQKPVAIKRLLPSLAQDEEFVGRLVDEAKLLVGLSHANVISVLDLVRESDDVFLVMEFVDGPSLRQLLGAHAGAGRGPLPLSLVTYVIQAACAGLEYAHGRPTGAIIHADISPSNLLLTTTGEVKVADFGIARREGIATAVEGKWAYMPPEQAAGAALTNRSDEFALGVCLYELLTGVHPFARRVTEHGRDEAALRQVRRPRELRPEIPAELEAACLRAMSADPAHRFPRVQQLHDALSEVRFASGWRDGASELAALIGELNGMSRPAPPDAMQLVAMAAAGRTQVTAQPVTIITRSLIGGLETDPQLAALAAEANALAATTPHAWTINRKQAHRRRSWAVAAAILGGAIVAGMVAAIVIAQAGDHGVDPALAAPVAAAPAPGPAPPVVEVAPSDDVPAPRAAPEVAAEVADAALAPSVAAAEVADVADEVVMAPPPSPTRPAPGRPTASRPRAPRAEPREPREPAVAAAGVGTVSVHAVPWAYVTVDGTRHVTPTTLRLAPGSYNLVFENPKLGAKITRFVTVRPGANRPVRVSLKP; encoded by the coding sequence ATGGCCGAGGTCTTCGCCGGCCGCGCGCTGGGCAGCCTCGGCTTTCAGAAGCCGGTGGCGATCAAGCGCCTGTTGCCCTCGCTGGCCCAGGACGAGGAGTTCGTCGGCCGCCTGGTCGACGAGGCCAAGCTCCTGGTCGGGCTGTCCCACGCCAACGTGATCAGCGTGCTCGACCTGGTGCGCGAGAGCGACGACGTGTTCCTGGTGATGGAGTTCGTCGACGGGCCCAGCCTGCGGCAGCTGCTGGGGGCCCACGCGGGCGCCGGCCGCGGCCCGCTGCCGCTGTCGCTGGTCACGTACGTCATCCAGGCGGCGTGCGCCGGGCTCGAGTACGCCCACGGGCGTCCGACCGGCGCGATCATCCACGCCGACATCAGCCCGTCGAACCTGCTCTTGACCACGACCGGCGAGGTGAAGGTCGCCGACTTCGGCATCGCGCGCCGCGAGGGCATCGCCACCGCGGTCGAGGGCAAGTGGGCGTACATGCCGCCGGAGCAAGCGGCCGGCGCGGCCCTGACCAACCGCAGCGACGAGTTCGCGCTCGGCGTGTGCCTGTACGAGCTCCTCACGGGCGTCCACCCGTTCGCGCGCCGGGTCACCGAGCACGGCCGCGACGAGGCCGCGCTGCGCCAGGTCCGGCGCCCGCGCGAGCTCCGGCCCGAGATCCCGGCCGAGCTCGAGGCCGCGTGCCTGCGCGCGATGTCGGCGGATCCGGCCCACCGGTTCCCGCGCGTGCAGCAGCTCCACGACGCGCTGTCCGAGGTCCGGTTCGCCAGCGGCTGGCGCGACGGCGCGAGCGAGCTGGCGGCGCTGATCGGCGAGCTCAACGGGATGTCGCGGCCGGCCCCGCCCGACGCGATGCAGCTGGTCGCGATGGCCGCCGCCGGACGCACCCAGGTCACCGCGCAGCCGGTCACGATCATCACGCGCTCGCTGATCGGCGGGCTCGAGACCGATCCGCAGCTCGCGGCGCTCGCGGCCGAGGCCAACGCCCTGGCCGCGACCACGCCGCACGCGTGGACGATCAATCGCAAGCAGGCCCACCGCCGCCGCTCGTGGGCGGTCGCCGCCGCGATCCTCGGCGGCGCGATCGTCGCCGGCATGGTCGCCGCGATCGTGATCGCGCAGGCCGGCGACCACGGGGTCGACCCGGCCCTGGCCGCGCCCGTCGCCGCCGCGCCCGCGCCCGGGCCCGCGCCGCCGGTGGTGGAGGTCGCGCCGAGCGACGACGTGCCGGCGCCGCGCGCTGCGCCCGAGGTCGCCGCCGAGGTCGCCGACGCCGCGCTCGCCCCGTCGGTCGCGGCCGCCGAGGTCGCCGACGTCGCCGACGAGGTCGTCATGGCGCCGCCGCCCAGCCCGACCCGACCGGCGCCAGGCCGGCCGACGGCGAGCCGTCCGCGCGCCCCGCGCGCCGAGCCCCGGGAGCCGCGCGAGCCCGCCGTCGCCGCGGCCGGCGTCGGCACGGTCAGCGTCCACGCGGTGCCGTGGGCCTACGTCACCGTCGACGGCACCCGCCACGTCACGCCGACGACGCTGCGGCTGGCGCCGGGCTCGTACAACCTGGTGTTCGAGAACCCCAAGCTCGGGGCCAAGATCACGCGGTTCGTGACGGTGCGGCCCGGGGCGAACCGCCCGGTGCGGGTGAGCCTCAAGCCGTGA
- a CDS encoding HlyD family secretion protein — protein sequence MDGVVTMIKVKQGEMAQRGTRIARVFDPADLQVRFEVPRGHRAEFAVGTAVLVTMDGVDHPLPAKVIDLSADLEAPLQFAVGTADIDDAGLPPDDGRVGATAKIRLAAPAPAPVAVAAQ from the coding sequence ATGGACGGCGTCGTCACGATGATCAAGGTCAAGCAGGGCGAGATGGCCCAGCGCGGGACCCGGATCGCGCGCGTGTTCGATCCGGCGGACCTCCAGGTCCGGTTCGAGGTGCCGCGCGGGCACCGCGCCGAGTTCGCGGTCGGCACGGCGGTGCTGGTGACGATGGACGGCGTCGATCATCCGCTGCCGGCCAAGGTCATCGACCTGTCGGCCGATCTCGAGGCGCCGCTGCAGTTCGCGGTCGGCACCGCCGACATCGACGACGCCGGCCTGCCCCCGGACGACGGCCGGGTCGGGGCCACCGCCAAGATTCGCCTGGCCGCGCCGGCGCCGGCGCCGGTCGCGGTCGCGGCCCAGTGA
- a CDS encoding HlyD family efflux transporter periplasmic adaptor subunit, producing MSLPQRHLVRRSAASASQAAAARAPEARRPTYDPGDFGESDDTDPSVAGWGAHGHDDPPTTRPSTQVARPQPRRQAAGTPVPDAVEAPTRLARRATSAPWQSAEGATPSLRRASPPSALPPPPVRARALPLPRQASVVTPLPRQASVVSPPPRPASVMAPLPRASVVAPRPRAPEAPPAPGPATAAPAQLDLPAELAAPVYGLVRRLALQSELVAADRVLRVGVAELTDATVAMSRFIGDDGQPWALEDQGDGGPGDAILAQIAAAGCQACQGHLLVQPIVAAGRTVALLILTRTERLAGFGLVERAIAMLVARECAGLVHQLLGAHAVKAREAVADARSLFRPEALERHRSRGSEGALINLSPAWIRRAYPLACALVVAALAFAAFARVPTYSTGPVVITVDGHDVTAPAQGTVDQIAVAANDRVVKGQELARLYSMQEQAELEQAEQERSNALTTFLLDSDDSAKQTLAAASAKRERARAVVDARTVRASSDGVVSDVRVRAGQNLMPGDRILTIVPEGADPVVVALLPGQDRPRLRVGQTLQVELKGFIKPRERVVITEVGAEVLGPDDARRTLGAQFADLVGNSGAYVLVKARLPRRTFEAQHHTYHFHNGLRGTAEVRIESKAFLATLLPAIEKILY from the coding sequence ATGAGCCTCCCGCAGCGCCACCTGGTCCGTCGCTCGGCGGCGTCTGCATCGCAGGCCGCCGCGGCCCGAGCGCCGGAGGCACGCCGCCCGACCTACGACCCGGGCGATTTCGGCGAGAGCGACGACACCGACCCGAGCGTGGCCGGCTGGGGCGCGCACGGCCACGACGACCCGCCGACCACGCGACCGAGCACCCAGGTCGCGCGCCCGCAGCCGCGCCGCCAGGCCGCCGGCACGCCGGTGCCCGACGCGGTCGAAGCGCCGACCCGGCTGGCCCGCCGCGCGACCTCGGCGCCGTGGCAGTCGGCCGAGGGCGCGACCCCGTCGCTGCGGCGCGCGTCGCCGCCGAGCGCGCTGCCGCCGCCGCCGGTGCGCGCGCGGGCGCTGCCGCTGCCGCGCCAGGCCTCGGTGGTGACCCCGCTGCCGCGCCAGGCCTCGGTGGTGAGCCCGCCGCCGCGACCGGCGTCGGTGATGGCGCCGCTGCCGCGGGCATCGGTGGTCGCGCCGCGTCCCCGCGCGCCCGAGGCGCCGCCCGCGCCGGGACCAGCGACGGCGGCGCCGGCGCAGCTCGATCTGCCGGCCGAGCTGGCGGCACCCGTCTACGGCCTGGTCCGTCGGCTGGCGCTGCAGTCCGAGCTGGTCGCCGCCGATCGGGTGCTGCGAGTCGGTGTGGCCGAGTTGACCGACGCCACGGTCGCGATGTCGCGGTTCATCGGCGACGACGGCCAGCCGTGGGCGCTCGAGGATCAGGGCGACGGCGGCCCCGGCGACGCGATCCTCGCGCAGATCGCCGCGGCCGGGTGCCAGGCGTGCCAGGGCCACCTGCTGGTGCAGCCGATCGTCGCCGCCGGCCGCACGGTCGCGCTGCTGATCCTGACGCGCACCGAGCGCCTGGCCGGGTTCGGGCTGGTCGAGCGCGCGATCGCGATGCTGGTCGCGCGCGAGTGCGCCGGCCTGGTCCACCAGCTGCTCGGCGCGCACGCGGTCAAGGCCCGCGAGGCCGTCGCCGACGCCCGGTCGCTGTTCCGGCCCGAGGCGCTCGAGCGCCACCGGTCGCGCGGGTCCGAGGGCGCGCTCATCAACCTGTCGCCGGCGTGGATCCGCCGCGCCTATCCGCTGGCGTGCGCGCTGGTCGTGGCCGCGCTCGCGTTCGCGGCGTTCGCCCGGGTGCCGACCTACTCGACCGGGCCGGTGGTGATCACCGTCGACGGTCACGACGTGACCGCGCCGGCCCAGGGCACGGTCGATCAGATCGCGGTGGCCGCCAACGATCGCGTCGTCAAGGGCCAGGAGCTGGCGCGGCTGTACTCGATGCAGGAGCAGGCCGAGCTCGAGCAGGCCGAGCAGGAGCGCTCGAACGCGCTGACGACGTTCTTGCTCGACAGCGACGACAGCGCCAAGCAGACGCTCGCCGCCGCCAGCGCCAAGCGCGAGCGGGCGCGGGCCGTGGTCGACGCGCGGACCGTGCGGGCGAGCAGCGACGGCGTCGTGTCCGACGTGCGCGTGCGCGCCGGCCAGAACCTGATGCCGGGCGATCGCATCCTGACGATCGTCCCCGAGGGCGCCGACCCGGTGGTCGTCGCGCTCCTGCCAGGCCAGGATCGGCCGCGGCTGCGGGTCGGCCAGACCCTGCAGGTCGAGCTCAAGGGCTTCATCAAGCCGCGCGAGCGCGTCGTCATCACCGAGGTCGGCGCCGAGGTGCTGGGTCCCGACGACGCCCGCCGCACGCTGGGCGCGCAGTTCGCCGATCTGGTCGGCAACAGCGGCGCCTACGTGCTGGTCAAGGCCCGGCTGCCGCGGCGCACGTTCGAGGCGCAGCACCACACGTACCACTTCCACAACGGCCTGCGCGGGACCGCCGAGGTGCGGATCGAATCGAAGGCCTTCCTCGCGACGCTGCTGCCGGCGATCGAGAAGATCCTCTACTGA
- a CDS encoding CHAT domain-containing protein, with product MSPHRVDEYLEGLLAEDAADAFLDHLAVCAACQRALHADVQLRDREDALRAEVAARPTPVVAIATARRRRGALVIGGALVLAAAAAAFVVTRPARRAQPSTPALALAPSRGLEARLAWAPAAGYRPYDPVRSERAVGEAIDPRVIAALAERGDCAGVAATYVLSGELVRAGQQYDRCGDGADLDADRAGRAVMAGEPERALALADRALAIAPAHPVAHWNRALALRDLGLGLAAAAAFERVAVIDPPWAEEARQRAEAARAPLERQRDGYDEAIAAAAAMAAGGPPVTLELARRYPARVALRLDDAIRLAATPARLAELRPLALELDAVADVGLVARLDAARPAPVPAALQGPYLGWVEQLTIADDATRRAWLTAAAARRADELMIGAVILGARADGVPARLAAVAAARGGWLAAMYEVVAVRTAAPADAERRLAELTRACAARELSAYPCARVAYQRAELALGRYQAPATVAAAREAVQLAEGTGEWGLRWRALALAATAERIRGAPALAQAYLDEYVRSAATCEAAADAARVAGEYAFDRHDLAGAEAALRDHPACGPTPRLIDLQLEADLATAGRALRPSAALRADLAALAPRDEFEARMAAFLRARAGLDDDPAAAAALRALVIAGDAADGGPGRPSVTWLAASALTVTAARAGRWDDGVAALALAAGTPPPTRCALAVASDNFRFAAIAIGADGRASGVALDDRVGRDQLPVPVVDALTGCAEVAVWATAPWFGRDLGLPPGLPWWFVLGPARAPVAGATRRVVVVDPVPPAWLALPRIGVGVAPAPSATTTILRGPDATVAAVARAAATATVLEIHAHTARVPASDAPALALSDDRDDWAATAERVRAWRLAGAPVVLLADCNAVATAAYEQIDWGLPRAFAAAGARAIVAADGLIPDREAGEVFAALGDAAARGVAMPAAVAELRAAKIAADPASWVRRLVVFQ from the coding sequence GTGAGTCCCCACCGCGTCGACGAGTACCTCGAGGGCCTGCTCGCGGAGGACGCGGCCGACGCGTTCCTCGATCACCTCGCCGTGTGCGCCGCGTGCCAGCGGGCGCTCCACGCCGACGTGCAGCTGCGCGATCGCGAGGACGCGCTGCGGGCCGAGGTCGCGGCGCGGCCGACGCCGGTGGTCGCGATCGCGACGGCGCGCCGGCGCCGCGGCGCGCTCGTGATCGGCGGCGCGCTGGTGCTCGCGGCGGCGGCCGCGGCCTTCGTCGTGACGCGGCCGGCGCGGCGCGCGCAGCCGTCGACGCCGGCGCTGGCGCTCGCGCCGAGCCGTGGGCTCGAGGCACGGCTGGCGTGGGCGCCGGCCGCCGGCTACCGCCCGTACGATCCGGTGCGCAGCGAGCGCGCGGTCGGCGAGGCCATCGACCCGCGCGTGATCGCCGCGCTGGCCGAGCGCGGCGACTGCGCCGGCGTGGCCGCGACCTACGTGCTGTCGGGCGAGCTGGTGCGCGCGGGCCAGCAGTACGATCGCTGCGGCGACGGCGCCGATCTCGACGCCGATCGCGCGGGCCGCGCGGTGATGGCGGGCGAGCCCGAGCGCGCGCTGGCGCTGGCGGATCGGGCGCTGGCGATCGCGCCGGCGCACCCGGTCGCGCACTGGAACCGCGCGCTGGCGCTGCGCGACCTCGGGCTGGGGTTGGCGGCGGCCGCGGCGTTCGAGCGCGTCGCGGTGATCGATCCGCCCTGGGCCGAGGAGGCCCGGCAGCGGGCCGAGGCCGCGCGCGCGCCGCTCGAGCGCCAGCGCGACGGCTACGATGAGGCGATCGCCGCCGCCGCCGCCATGGCCGCGGGCGGGCCGCCGGTGACGCTCGAGCTGGCGCGGCGGTACCCGGCGCGGGTGGCGCTGCGCCTCGACGACGCGATCCGCCTGGCGGCGACGCCGGCGCGGCTGGCCGAGCTGCGGCCGCTCGCGCTCGAGCTCGACGCCGTCGCCGACGTCGGGCTGGTGGCGCGGCTGGACGCCGCGCGTCCGGCGCCGGTGCCCGCGGCGCTGCAGGGACCTTACCTCGGCTGGGTCGAGCAGCTGACGATCGCCGACGACGCCACCCGGCGCGCGTGGCTGACGGCGGCCGCGGCCCGCCGCGCCGACGAGCTGATGATCGGCGCGGTCATCCTGGGCGCGCGGGCCGACGGCGTGCCGGCCCGGCTGGCGGCGGTGGCGGCGGCGCGCGGCGGCTGGCTGGCCGCGATGTACGAGGTCGTCGCGGTCCGGACCGCGGCGCCGGCCGACGCCGAGCGGCGCCTGGCCGAGCTGACGCGCGCGTGCGCGGCCCGGGAGCTGTCGGCGTACCCGTGCGCGCGGGTCGCGTACCAGCGGGCCGAGCTGGCGTTGGGGCGCTACCAGGCGCCGGCCACCGTCGCCGCGGCGCGCGAGGCGGTGCAGCTGGCCGAGGGCACCGGCGAGTGGGGGCTGCGCTGGCGGGCGCTAGCGCTGGCGGCCACCGCCGAGCGGATCCGTGGCGCCCCGGCGCTGGCGCAGGCCTACCTCGACGAGTACGTGCGGTCGGCCGCGACCTGCGAGGCCGCGGCCGACGCGGCGCGCGTCGCCGGCGAGTACGCGTTCGATCGCCACGACCTCGCCGGCGCCGAGGCTGCGCTCCGGGACCACCCGGCGTGCGGGCCGACGCCGCGGCTGATCGATCTGCAGCTCGAGGCCGACCTCGCGACCGCCGGGCGCGCGCTGCGGCCGAGCGCGGCGCTGCGGGCCGATCTCGCGGCGCTGGCGCCGCGCGACGAGTTCGAGGCGCGCATGGCCGCGTTCCTGCGCGCGCGGGCCGGGCTCGACGACGATCCCGCCGCGGCCGCCGCGCTGCGCGCGCTGGTGATCGCGGGCGACGCCGCCGATGGCGGTCCGGGCCGGCCGTCGGTGACGTGGCTCGCGGCCAGCGCGCTGACGGTGACGGCGGCGCGGGCCGGGCGCTGGGATGACGGCGTCGCCGCGCTGGCGCTGGCCGCCGGGACGCCGCCGCCGACGCGGTGCGCGCTGGCCGTGGCGTCGGACAACTTCCGGTTCGCGGCGATCGCGATCGGCGCGGACGGTCGCGCCAGCGGCGTCGCGCTCGACGATCGGGTCGGCCGCGATCAGCTGCCGGTGCCGGTGGTCGACGCGCTGACCGGGTGCGCCGAGGTCGCGGTGTGGGCGACCGCGCCGTGGTTCGGGCGCGACCTCGGCCTGCCGCCGGGGCTGCCGTGGTGGTTCGTGCTCGGGCCCGCGCGCGCGCCCGTGGCCGGCGCGACCCGGCGCGTGGTCGTGGTCGACCCGGTGCCGCCGGCCTGGCTGGCGCTGCCGCGCATCGGCGTCGGCGTCGCGCCGGCCCCGTCGGCGACGACGACGATCCTGCGGGGCCCCGACGCGACCGTCGCGGCGGTCGCGCGCGCCGCCGCGACCGCGACCGTGCTCGAGATCCACGCGCACACCGCGCGGGTGCCGGCGTCGGACGCCCCGGCGCTGGCGCTCAGCGACGACCGCGACGACTGGGCCGCGACCGCCGAGCGCGTGCGCGCGTGGCGCTTGGCCGGCGCGCCGGTGGTGCTGCTGGCCGACTGCAACGCGGTCGCGACCGCGGCCTACGAGCAGATCGACTGGGGCCTGCCGCGCGCGTTCGCCGCCGCCGGCGCGCGCGCGATCGTCGCCGCCGACGGCCTCATCCCGGACCGCGAGGCCGGCGAGGTGTTCGCGGCGCTGGGCGACGCCGCCGCGCGCGGCGTGGCGATGCCGGCCGCGGTCGCCGAGCTCCGCGCCGCGAAGATCGCCGCCGACCCCGCGTCGTGGGTCCGGCGGCTGGTGGTGTTCCAGTGA
- a CDS encoding sigma 54-dependent Fis family transcriptional regulator has product MPGLSVRRCRLEVVSGPDAGLVVEFAQPTILLGRSGADLTLSDPKVSGLHCELRLQPEGYRLRDLESTNGTHVRGVRVVEGFIQPGATIALGKSAVVFTPLPDAVALPLWTEPRLGNLIGAAPSMRHLFELIERFAQSDATVLIQAETGTGKELVADAIHQRSPRAHGPFQVLDCSAIPEQLFEDQIFGHEQGSFTGAGKATMGVFEAAHGGTLFLDEIGELPLEIQSKLLRAVETRRIRRIGSTRTITCDVRIVAATNRDLAVEVNRGTFRADLFYRLAVARLGIPPLRERREDLPLLVAAFLRQLDGVELAALPADFMERAARHGWPGNVRELRNAVERAALLPHHPSLAVEPHAAPQHGGDWATIDVTTPFKVAKQKLVDEFDRRYLETLLELHDHNISAAARAAGIDRMSIYKMMRRLGLSADAEAAAE; this is encoded by the coding sequence ATGCCCGGCCTGTCGGTCCGGCGCTGCCGGCTCGAGGTCGTCAGCGGCCCCGACGCCGGCCTCGTCGTCGAGTTCGCCCAGCCCACGATCCTGCTGGGCCGCAGCGGCGCGGACCTGACGCTGTCGGATCCCAAGGTCTCAGGCCTGCACTGCGAGCTGCGGCTCCAGCCCGAGGGCTACCGCCTGCGCGACCTCGAGTCGACCAACGGCACCCACGTGCGCGGCGTGCGCGTGGTCGAGGGCTTCATCCAGCCCGGCGCGACGATCGCGCTGGGCAAGAGCGCGGTCGTGTTCACGCCGCTGCCCGACGCGGTGGCGCTGCCGCTGTGGACCGAGCCGCGCCTGGGCAACCTGATCGGCGCGGCGCCGTCGATGCGTCACCTGTTCGAGCTGATCGAGCGGTTCGCCCAGAGCGACGCGACCGTGCTGATCCAGGCCGAGACCGGCACCGGCAAGGAGCTGGTGGCCGACGCGATCCACCAGCGCTCGCCGCGGGCCCACGGCCCGTTCCAGGTGCTCGATTGCAGCGCGATCCCGGAGCAGCTGTTCGAGGACCAGATCTTCGGGCACGAGCAGGGCTCGTTCACCGGCGCCGGCAAGGCGACGATGGGCGTGTTCGAGGCCGCCCACGGCGGCACGCTGTTCCTCGACGAGATCGGCGAGCTGCCGCTCGAGATCCAGTCGAAGCTGCTGCGCGCGGTCGAGACCCGCCGGATCCGGCGGATCGGCTCGACCCGCACGATCACCTGCGACGTGCGGATCGTCGCCGCGACCAACCGCGACCTCGCGGTCGAGGTCAACCGCGGCACCTTCCGCGCCGACCTGTTCTATCGGCTGGCGGTGGCGCGGCTCGGCATCCCGCCGCTGCGCGAGCGCCGCGAGGACCTCCCGCTCCTGGTCGCGGCGTTCCTGCGCCAGCTCGACGGCGTCGAGCTGGCCGCGCTGCCGGCGGACTTCATGGAGCGCGCCGCGCGCCACGGCTGGCCCGGCAACGTGCGCGAGCTGCGCAACGCGGTCGAGCGGGCCGCGCTCCTGCCGCACCACCCGTCGCTCGCGGTCGAGCCGCACGCGGCCCCGCAGCACGGCGGCGACTGGGCGACGATCGACGTCACGACCCCGTTCAAGGTCGCCAAGCAGAAGCTCGTCGACGAGTTCGATCGCCGCTACCTCGAGACCTTGCTCGAGCTGCACGACCACAACATCTCGGCCGCGGCCCGGGCCGCCGGCATCGACCGGATGTCGATCTACAAGATGATGCGGCGGCTGGGGCTGTCCGCCGACGCCGAGGCCGCCGCGGAGTAG
- a CDS encoding peptidase domain-containing ABC transporter has product MSNPTSTPSLVERFPALARLGFAGGARAIPFIQQMQWTDCGAASLTMVMAFHGKAARLAEVRDAMGIGRDGVSAKAILETADRFGLQGRAIKVDVDQLPMLPRGAILHWEFNHFVVFDRLVKGGVRIVDPAVGPRDVKLADFGKQFTGVALELSPTARFTKERPAKGRLGRYVKELLSERTIFTRVIVMSMVLRLVALVLPLLTGMIIDRVVPRSDYALLYVVLGSIGGMVAFNAIIGIIRAHLLLHLRMALDTRMTLSFLDHMVSLPFSFFQRRSTGDLMQRVDSNGTVREIVTSKSMSAVIDGVFVLTYAVIIFWVNPLLGVIAITLSLTEALVFLAARPANHRLLAASLDKQAKEHGYMIQMLGGMETLKCAGAEQQAVEKWSNLYTDQLNVTIRRVRMQAYVDAVRGAIASLAPLLILTVGATAVMKGQMSLGTMLAMNSLASSLFEPLSALVSSALELQLVRGHMERIDDVLQTQLEQDREVAAAPPALRGNIRLRGVQFRYGEQAPLVVDGVDLDIPAGAAVALVGPSGSGKTTLLSLLAGLHQPVAGEIAYDGKALKDLDLRAVRQQIGIVPQHPYIFGSSVRENIALTVPNAPIERIASSARVACLHDDVVAMPMGYDTVVSDGGGSLSGGQRQRVAIARAVLRNPSVMLLDEATSALDNKIEATVITNLERLRCTRITVAHRLSTVRNADLIVVMDKGKVVERGTHHELVARRGLYHALLKATETPAESTHVLAVAS; this is encoded by the coding sequence ATGTCGAACCCCACATCCACCCCGTCGCTGGTCGAGCGGTTCCCGGCCCTGGCCCGGCTCGGCTTCGCGGGCGGCGCCCGCGCCATCCCGTTCATCCAGCAGATGCAGTGGACCGACTGCGGCGCCGCCTCGCTGACGATGGTGATGGCCTTCCACGGCAAGGCCGCGCGGCTGGCCGAGGTCCGCGACGCGATGGGCATCGGCCGCGACGGCGTCTCGGCCAAGGCCATCCTCGAGACCGCCGACCGGTTCGGCCTGCAGGGCCGCGCGATCAAGGTCGACGTCGACCAGCTGCCGATGCTGCCGCGCGGCGCGATCCTGCACTGGGAGTTCAACCACTTCGTCGTCTTCGATCGCCTGGTCAAGGGCGGCGTGCGCATCGTCGACCCGGCGGTCGGGCCGCGCGACGTCAAGCTGGCCGACTTCGGCAAGCAGTTCACCGGCGTCGCGCTCGAGCTGTCGCCGACCGCGCGCTTCACCAAGGAGCGGCCGGCCAAGGGCCGCCTGGGGCGCTACGTCAAGGAGCTCCTGAGCGAGCGCACGATCTTCACGCGGGTCATCGTCATGTCGATGGTGCTGCGGCTGGTGGCGCTGGTGCTGCCGCTCCTGACCGGCATGATCATCGACCGGGTGGTCCCGCGCTCGGACTACGCGCTCTTGTACGTGGTGCTGGGGTCGATCGGCGGCATGGTCGCGTTCAACGCGATCATCGGCATCATCCGGGCCCACCTGCTCCTGCACCTGCGCATGGCGCTCGACACCCGCATGACCCTGTCGTTCCTCGACCACATGGTCAGCCTGCCGTTCTCGTTCTTCCAGCGGCGCTCGACCGGTGACCTGATGCAGCGGGTCGACTCGAACGGGACCGTGCGCGAGATCGTCACGTCCAAGAGCATGTCGGCGGTGATCGACGGCGTGTTCGTGCTGACCTACGCGGTCATCATCTTCTGGGTCAACCCGCTGCTCGGCGTCATCGCGATCACGCTGTCGCTGACCGAGGCGCTGGTGTTCCTCGCGGCCCGGCCGGCCAACCACCGGCTGCTGGCGGCCAGCCTCGACAAGCAGGCGAAGGAGCACGGGTACATGATCCAGATGCTCGGCGGCATGGAGACGCTCAAGTGCGCCGGCGCCGAGCAGCAGGCGGTCGAGAAGTGGAGCAACCTCTACACCGACCAGCTCAACGTCACGATCCGTCGGGTCCGGATGCAGGCCTACGTCGACGCGGTCCGCGGCGCGATCGCGTCGCTGGCGCCGCTGCTGATCCTGACGGTCGGCGCGACCGCGGTCATGAAGGGCCAGATGAGCCTCGGCACGATGCTGGCGATGAACTCGCTGGCCTCGAGCCTGTTCGAGCCGCTGAGCGCGCTGGTGTCGTCGGCGCTCGAGCTCCAGCTCGTGCGCGGCCACATGGAGCGCATCGACGACGTGCTCCAGACCCAGCTCGAGCAGGATCGCGAGGTCGCGGCCGCGCCGCCGGCGCTGCGCGGCAACATCCGCCTGCGCGGCGTCCAGTTCCGCTACGGCGAGCAGGCGCCGCTGGTCGTCGACGGGGTCGACCTCGACATCCCGGCCGGCGCCGCGGTGGCGCTGGTGGGCCCGTCGGGCTCGGGCAAGACCACGCTCTTGTCGCTCCTGGCCGGGCTGCACCAGCCGGTCGCCGGCGAGATCGCCTACGACGGCAAGGCGCTCAAGGATCTCGACCTGCGGGCCGTCCGCCAGCAGATCGGCATCGTGCCCCAGCACCCGTACATCTTCGGCTCGAGCGTGCGCGAGAACATCGCGCTGACGGTGCCCAACGCGCCGATCGAGCGCATCGCCAGCTCGGCCCGGGTCGCGTGCCTCCACGACGACGTCGTCGCGATGCCGATGGGCTACGACACGGTCGTGTCCGACGGCGGCGGCTCGCTGTCGGGCGGGCAGCGCCAGCGGGTCGCGATCGCGCGCGCGGTGCTGCGCAACCCCAGCGTGATGCTGCTCGACGAGGCGACCTCGGCCCTCGACAACAAGATCGAGGCGACCGTGATCACCAACCTCGAGCGCCTGCGCTGCACCCGCATCACCGTCGCCCACCGGCTCTCGACCGTGCGCAACGCCGACCTGATCGTCGTGATGGACAAGGGCAAGGTCGTCGAGCGCGGCACCCACCACGAGCTGGTCGCCCGGCGCGGCCTCTACCACGCCCTGCTCAAGGCCACCGAAACCCCCGCGGAGTCCACCCATGTCCTCGCCGTCGCTAGCTAG
- a CDS encoding RNA polymerase sigma factor — translation MLSPGSLEPVVRAPTPPISGIGAARAGDPDATFEALVAAHLPALRARATQMCRGVGDPDDVVQDALVRAFRARDQMKDPGRARGWLLTIVTNTFLDAVRRRKVRPGEVELAIDPPAPAPGAEAPWQRLDLDDVRAAVAELPDDVRDTYRMFALEGRDYLAIARALGVPKATVGTRILRARKRLRELLAARIGGGA, via the coding sequence TTGCTGTCACCTGGCTCGCTCGAACCGGTCGTGCGCGCGCCGACCCCACCGATCTCGGGGATCGGGGCGGCCCGGGCCGGCGATCCCGACGCGACGTTCGAGGCGCTGGTCGCCGCGCACCTGCCGGCGCTGCGGGCGCGCGCGACCCAGATGTGCCGGGGCGTGGGCGACCCCGACGACGTCGTCCAGGACGCGCTGGTGCGCGCGTTCCGGGCGCGCGATCAGATGAAGGATCCTGGGCGCGCGCGCGGCTGGCTGCTGACGATCGTGACCAACACGTTCCTCGACGCGGTCCGCCGCCGCAAGGTCCGGCCGGGCGAGGTCGAGCTGGCGATCGATCCGCCCGCGCCGGCGCCGGGCGCCGAGGCGCCGTGGCAGCGGCTCGATCTCGACGACGTGCGCGCGGCGGTCGCCGAGCTGCCCGACGACGTGCGCGACACGTACCGCATGTTCGCGCTCGAGGGTCGCGACTACCTGGCGATCGCCCGCGCCCTGGGCGTGCCCAAGGCCACCGTCGGGACGCGCATCCTGCGCGCCCGCAAGCGGCTGCGCGAGCTCCTGGCCGCGCGCATCGGAGGTGGCGCGTGA